The Sylvia atricapilla isolate bSylAtr1 chromosome 12, bSylAtr1.pri, whole genome shotgun sequence genome has a segment encoding these proteins:
- the CEBPA gene encoding CCAAT/enhancer-binding protein alpha produces MEQANFYEVDSRPPMSSGQHHQLQTPLPGSTYSYREASSAAAPAAGGAELGDICENENSIDISAYIDPAAFNDEFLADLFQHNKQQEKAKAILAGDFDFHTMHGAGAAASAPGHQPQHHQQPLFGCVAGYMDGKLDPLYERIAAPGLRPLVIKQEPREEEEVKSAALSALYPHHAPQQHPSHLQYQIAHCAQTTMHLQPGQPTPPPTPVPSPHHPHHPHPPGGLPAAGTLKMMPSDHRSKSKKTVDKNSNEYRVRRERNNIAVRKSRDKAKQRNVETQQKVLELTTDNERLRKRVEQLTRELETLRGIFRQLPESSLVKAMGSCA; encoded by the coding sequence ATGGAGCAAGCCAATTTCTACGAGGTCGATTCCCGGCCCCCGATGAGCAGCGGCCAGCACCACCAGCTCCAGACACCCCTGCCCGGCAGCACCTACAGCTACAGAGAGGCTTCCTCGGCGGCGGCACCTGCTGCGGGCGGCGCGGAGCTCGGCGACATCTGCGAGAACGAAAACTCCATCGACATCAGCGCCTACATCGACCCCGCCGCCTTCAACGACGAGTTCCTGGCCGACCTCTTCCAGCACaacaagcagcaggagaaagccAAGGCCATCCTGGCCGGGGATTTCGACTTCCACACCATGCATGGGGCCGGCGCTGCCGCCTCGGCGCCGGGGCACCAGCcgcagcaccaccagcagccgCTCTTCGGCTGCGTGGCCGGCTACATGGACGGCAAGCTCGACCCCCTGTACGAGCGCATCGCCGCGCCGGGCTTGCGGCCGCTGGTGATCAAGCAGGAGCCCcgcgaggaggaggaggtgaagTCGGCGGCCCTGTCGGCCCTCTATCCCCATCACGCCCCGCAGCAGCACCCGTCCCACCTCCAGTACCAGATCGCCCACTGCGCCCAGACCACCATGCACCTCCAGCCCGGGCAGCCTACGCCGCCCCCCACGCCCGTGCCCAGCCCGCACCATCCGCACCACCCACACCCTCCCGGCGGCCTGCCCGCCGCGGGCACCCTCAAGATGATGCCCTCGGACCACCGGAGCAAATCGAAAAAGACAGTGGACAAGAACAGCAACGAGTACCGGGTGCGCCGGGAGCGCAACAACATCGCGGTGCGCAAGAGCCGGGACAAGGCCAAGCAGCGCAACGTGGAGACGCAGCAGAAGGTGCTGGAGCTCACCACCGACAACGAGCGGCTGCGCAAGCGGGTGGAGCAGCTCACCCGGGAGCTGGAGACTCTGCGGGGCATCTTCAGGCAGCTGCCCGAGAGCTCGCTGGTGAAGGCCATGGGCAGCTGCGCCTAG